The following coding sequences lie in one Arthrobacter sp. SLBN-122 genomic window:
- a CDS encoding ABC transporter substrate-binding protein: MKKKNLRPAGIAAAALAAVLALSGCSSTSAASTTENNPYGLIQPGTVRVASLGDSKPYTFADASGNFTGFDVELFKDVAHRAGVDNVVFTGQDFSGLLAAVANGQFDAGVAAIGITDKRKETVDFSDGYLAGYLTVITTKTSGITGADGLAGKRLGVVQGTLQEAYAVKNFTSASLVRFPDNNTAIAAVNSGTVDAHFLDYEAAKAYQEQHGLVSAADIPSFDAPAGFAVAKGKTAFKEALNTGLAAAMEDGTWKKLYQKWFPGSPMPEQYLPKAEQTASPTPAK; this comes from the coding sequence GTGAAGAAAAAGAATCTCCGACCTGCCGGAATTGCCGCGGCAGCCCTGGCCGCCGTCCTGGCGCTCTCCGGCTGCAGCTCCACCTCCGCCGCCTCCACCACCGAGAACAACCCCTACGGACTGATCCAGCCCGGCACCGTCCGGGTGGCAAGCCTGGGTGACTCCAAGCCCTACACGTTCGCCGACGCCTCCGGGAACTTCACCGGCTTCGACGTGGAACTCTTCAAGGATGTGGCCCACCGGGCCGGTGTGGACAACGTGGTCTTCACCGGACAGGACTTCTCGGGCCTCCTTGCCGCGGTTGCCAACGGGCAGTTCGATGCCGGTGTTGCAGCCATCGGCATCACGGACAAGCGGAAGGAAACCGTGGACTTCTCCGACGGTTACCTTGCCGGCTACCTGACCGTCATCACCACCAAAACCTCCGGCATCACCGGTGCGGACGGGCTGGCAGGCAAACGCCTGGGCGTGGTCCAGGGAACATTGCAGGAAGCCTACGCGGTCAAGAACTTCACTTCGGCCAGCCTGGTCCGCTTCCCCGACAACAACACCGCCATCGCCGCGGTGAACAGCGGAACCGTGGACGCGCACTTCCTGGACTACGAGGCCGCCAAGGCCTACCAGGAGCAGCACGGCCTGGTCAGCGCCGCTGACATCCCCTCCTTCGATGCTCCGGCAGGGTTCGCGGTAGCCAAGGGCAAGACGGCCTTCAAGGAAGCCCTGAACACGGGGTTGGCCGCAGCCATGGAGGACGGCACCTGGAAGAAGCTCTACCAGAAGTGGTTCCCGGGCTCGCCGATGCCCGAGCAGTACCTGCCCAAGGCCGAACAGACCGCGTCGCCCACACCGGCCAAATAG
- a CDS encoding endo-1,4-beta-xylanase codes for MKVAKTVAAAILASAFVLPSALPAVAGENDKPQAPGLTKQDTLRWAAPKDVRIGTAVAGGGHHETMPYPNPFTFDQQYRNVLASEFSSVSPENQAKWEFIHPQRDQYRFAEMDAIVEFAQQNGQVVRGHTLFWHSQNPAWLEQGNFSKDELRSILKDHITTLVGRYAGKIQQWDVANEILNGDGTLRTADNIWIRELGPEIIADAFRWAHEADPAAKLFFNDYGVESINPKSTAYVDLISKLLAEGVPVDGFAVQGHLSTQYGFPGDLKANLQRFDDLGLETAVTEIDVRMNIAAGTKPTEAQLAKQASYYQQALEACLNVEDCKSFTIWGFNDKYSWVPVFFSGQGEATVMWEDYTRKPSYYALQSTLLKANPGGEQRDAHHPAYQQ; via the coding sequence ATGAAGGTTGCCAAAACTGTAGCCGCCGCCATTCTTGCGTCGGCGTTTGTCCTCCCCAGCGCACTGCCCGCAGTCGCCGGGGAGAATGACAAGCCGCAGGCACCGGGTCTGACCAAGCAGGACACGCTGCGCTGGGCTGCGCCGAAGGACGTCCGGATCGGCACCGCAGTTGCCGGCGGCGGGCACCATGAGACCATGCCGTACCCCAACCCGTTCACCTTTGACCAGCAGTACCGCAACGTGCTGGCCTCGGAGTTCAGTTCCGTCTCCCCTGAGAACCAGGCAAAGTGGGAATTCATCCACCCCCAGCGCGACCAGTACCGCTTTGCTGAAATGGATGCGATCGTTGAATTCGCGCAGCAGAACGGCCAAGTGGTCCGCGGCCACACGCTGTTCTGGCACAGCCAGAACCCGGCCTGGCTGGAGCAGGGCAACTTCAGCAAGGACGAACTGCGTTCCATCCTGAAGGACCACATCACCACACTTGTGGGACGCTACGCAGGGAAGATCCAGCAGTGGGACGTCGCCAATGAGATCCTGAACGGTGACGGGACCCTCCGGACTGCGGACAACATCTGGATCCGTGAACTTGGTCCGGAGATCATCGCGGACGCCTTCCGGTGGGCGCACGAAGCCGATCCTGCCGCCAAGCTCTTCTTCAATGACTACGGCGTGGAAAGCATCAACCCCAAGAGCACTGCGTACGTAGACCTCATTTCGAAGCTCCTCGCCGAAGGCGTCCCGGTGGACGGTTTCGCCGTACAGGGCCATCTCAGCACCCAGTACGGCTTCCCCGGCGACCTGAAGGCGAACCTCCAGCGCTTCGATGACCTCGGCCTGGAAACTGCAGTGACCGAGATCGATGTCCGCATGAACATTGCTGCAGGGACCAAGCCGACTGAAGCACAGCTGGCCAAGCAGGCCAGCTACTACCAGCAGGCACTGGAAGCATGCCTGAACGTCGAGGACTGCAAGTCCTTCACCATCTGGGGCTTCAATGACAAGTACTCGTGGGTTCCCGTCTTCTTCAGCGGCCAGGGCGAGGCCACCGTGATGTGGGAGGACTATACCCGCAAGCCTTCGTACTACGCGCTGCAGTCCACGCTCCTGAAGGCAAACCCGGGCGGAGAGCAGCGCGACGCCCACCACCCCGCCTACCAGCAGTAG
- a CDS encoding carbohydrate ABC transporter permease: MSNAISTARGPAVGIKDSRQTEKRKAALAWLTLPALFFFVVFAIIPLAGVLILSFAKWDGIGAIGAAGMDNWFSVLADPELYNALGLTFLIMIVSWLVQTPISLLLGVFTAGSQRYRAALAVLYFLPLLLSSAAVAIAFKALLDPNFGLATGLGLPFLAQDWLGVPQLALGLVIFVIAWQFVPFHTLIYQGGVRQIPKSLYEAAQIDGAGTIKQFFHITLPQLKYTIITSSTLMVVGSLTYFDLIFVLTGGGPGNSTRILALDMYLRGFRANLMGPASVVAVILVIIGLGLALFLQRLGGKDKQGSQLEGL, encoded by the coding sequence ATGAGTAACGCTATCTCCACCGCCCGAGGGCCCGCCGTCGGCATCAAGGATTCCAGGCAAACCGAAAAGCGCAAGGCCGCCCTGGCGTGGCTGACACTGCCGGCACTTTTCTTCTTCGTGGTGTTCGCCATCATCCCGCTGGCCGGTGTGCTCATCCTGAGCTTCGCCAAATGGGACGGGATTGGTGCCATCGGGGCGGCGGGCATGGACAACTGGTTCTCCGTGCTGGCGGACCCGGAACTGTACAACGCCCTGGGCCTGACCTTCCTGATCATGATCGTCTCGTGGCTGGTCCAGACCCCCATCAGCCTCCTGCTGGGAGTCTTCACGGCGGGAAGCCAGCGGTACCGTGCCGCATTGGCCGTGCTGTACTTCCTGCCCCTGCTCCTGTCCTCCGCCGCCGTCGCCATTGCCTTCAAGGCCCTGCTGGATCCCAACTTCGGCCTGGCAACCGGCCTGGGGCTGCCATTCCTGGCGCAGGACTGGCTGGGTGTCCCGCAACTGGCCCTCGGCCTGGTGATCTTCGTCATCGCCTGGCAGTTCGTGCCGTTCCACACCCTTATCTACCAGGGCGGGGTGCGGCAGATCCCGAAGTCCCTGTATGAGGCAGCCCAGATCGATGGGGCCGGGACCATCAAGCAGTTCTTCCACATCACCCTGCCCCAGTTGAAGTACACCATCATCACCTCGTCCACCCTCATGGTCGTGGGTTCGCTGACCTACTTCGACCTGATCTTCGTCCTCACCGGCGGCGGCCCCGGAAACTCCACCCGCATCCTGGCGCTGGACATGTACCTGCGGGGCTTCCGGGCCAACCTCATGGGCCCGGCAAGCGTCGTCGCCGTCATTCTCGTCATCATCGGCCTCGGTCTTGCCTTGTTCCTCCAGCGTCTTGGCGGCAAGGACAAGCAGGGCAGCCAATTGGAAGGTTTGTAG
- a CDS encoding mandelate racemase/muconate lactonizing enzyme family protein: MKITNLDTVVVDFYRTNLIFVLLTTDEGLTGLAEATLEGQEHAVRGAVAVLADAVRGKDPTRITQTIYEVNRDAYWRGGPVSMTALSALEMAMWDVSARALGVPVHRMLGGQVRDRVRAYANGWFSGVKTPEEFAEAAIQTVAQGFRGLKWDPFEAADLILGPGDLRRMLEPVAAVREAVGDDVELFIEGHGRFDVPTAIRVARELEQFQPVFFEEPCPPDGLDALIEVRSKSPVAIAAGERWMGRNVFIPALARKAVDYIQPDATHAGGLLELSFISTLAAAHYVPFAPHNPSGPLSTAATLQLGAALPNFRYLEIMATDVPWRSDISNERLRLTEDGDVMIPEGVGLGIDLDFDAIAEHPFTPHPMRIFSDVVADIRPSDARSYFNLAHATPSASDA; the protein is encoded by the coding sequence ATGAAAATAACCAACCTCGATACCGTGGTGGTGGACTTCTACCGGACCAACCTCATCTTCGTCCTGCTCACCACCGATGAAGGCCTCACCGGTCTCGCCGAGGCCACCCTCGAAGGGCAGGAACACGCAGTCCGTGGCGCGGTGGCCGTCCTCGCCGATGCCGTCCGGGGCAAGGACCCCACGCGGATCACGCAGACAATTTATGAGGTGAACCGGGACGCCTATTGGCGTGGTGGTCCCGTATCGATGACCGCCCTCAGCGCCCTCGAAATGGCAATGTGGGATGTTTCGGCCCGCGCCCTTGGGGTCCCGGTGCACCGGATGCTGGGTGGGCAGGTCCGTGACAGGGTCCGGGCCTACGCCAACGGCTGGTTCTCCGGAGTCAAGACGCCTGAAGAATTTGCCGAGGCAGCCATACAAACAGTTGCGCAGGGTTTCCGTGGACTGAAGTGGGACCCGTTCGAGGCTGCGGACCTGATCCTCGGGCCTGGGGACCTCCGGCGCATGCTTGAGCCCGTTGCCGCGGTGCGGGAGGCGGTGGGCGATGACGTTGAGCTCTTCATAGAAGGACATGGCAGGTTCGACGTCCCCACGGCTATCCGGGTGGCGCGTGAGCTGGAACAGTTCCAGCCCGTGTTTTTCGAGGAACCGTGCCCTCCCGACGGACTCGACGCACTCATCGAGGTTCGCAGCAAGTCCCCGGTTGCCATTGCCGCGGGCGAGCGGTGGATGGGTCGGAACGTTTTCATCCCCGCCCTGGCACGCAAGGCTGTGGACTATATCCAGCCGGACGCCACGCACGCAGGGGGACTGCTGGAACTGTCCTTCATTTCAACGCTGGCGGCAGCCCACTATGTACCGTTCGCACCCCATAATCCGAGCGGGCCCCTCAGTACTGCGGCAACGCTGCAGCTTGGCGCGGCGCTGCCGAATTTCCGGTACCTGGAAATCATGGCCACAGACGTACCATGGCGCAGCGACATCTCCAATGAACGCCTCCGTCTGACGGAGGATGGCGACGTCATGATCCCCGAAGGCGTTGGGCTGGGCATCGACCTGGACTTTGACGCGATCGCGGAGCACCCATTCACACCGCATCCCATGCGGATTTTCAGCGACGTGGTGGCTGATATCCGGCCATCGGACGCGCGGTCCTACTTCAACCTGGCACATGCAACGCCAAGCGCGTCCGACGCGTGA
- a CDS encoding LacI family DNA-binding transcriptional regulator, whose product MHETQRPAVTISAIAAEAGVSVPTVSRVLNGRSDVSPRTRERVEALLREHGYQRRGSRPAVRSGLIDLVFNDLDSPWAVEIIRGVEEAANEAGASTVVSAIHRSASTTSTRQWLDNVSARASDGAILVTTELDSSLRAELQRLDVPAVVIDPAGVPDLDVPTIGATNWTGAVSATEHLTGLGHQRIGFVAGVPGLWCSRARLDGYRAGLDAAGIAFDPALVVEGDFDYESGFRAGQTLLELASPPTAVFAASDQMALGVYEAVRKKGLRVPEDVSVLGFDDLPEARWASPPLTTVRQPLADMGKLAARTVLRMVHGEAVDSPRVELATRLVTRESTAAPRRN is encoded by the coding sequence GTGCACGAGACCCAGCGCCCGGCAGTGACAATCTCCGCTATTGCGGCCGAGGCCGGTGTGTCCGTCCCCACGGTGTCCCGGGTGCTCAACGGCCGCAGTGACGTGTCCCCGCGTACCAGGGAAAGGGTGGAAGCGCTGCTGCGCGAGCATGGCTACCAGCGGCGGGGCAGCCGGCCAGCTGTACGCTCAGGCCTCATCGACCTCGTGTTCAACGACTTGGACAGCCCCTGGGCAGTTGAAATCATCCGCGGAGTGGAGGAGGCGGCCAACGAGGCCGGCGCGTCCACGGTGGTCTCAGCGATCCACCGCAGCGCAAGCACCACTTCAACCCGGCAGTGGCTGGACAATGTCAGCGCCAGGGCCAGCGACGGCGCAATCCTGGTTACTACGGAGCTGGACTCATCCTTACGGGCTGAACTCCAGCGGCTTGATGTCCCCGCGGTGGTAATAGACCCTGCAGGGGTACCTGATCTGGACGTGCCTACCATCGGGGCCACAAACTGGACCGGGGCTGTGAGCGCAACTGAACACCTGACCGGTCTGGGCCACCAGCGAATTGGCTTTGTTGCAGGGGTGCCGGGCTTGTGGTGCAGCCGTGCCCGCCTGGACGGCTACCGGGCCGGCCTTGATGCTGCCGGTATAGCCTTTGATCCCGCATTGGTGGTTGAGGGTGACTTTGATTATGAGTCCGGATTCCGGGCGGGACAGACCCTGCTGGAGTTGGCCAGCCCACCGACGGCGGTCTTCGCTGCCAGTGACCAGATGGCCCTCGGCGTATACGAGGCAGTACGCAAGAAAGGCCTAAGGGTGCCCGAAGATGTCAGTGTTCTGGGCTTCGACGATCTTCCCGAAGCCCGCTGGGCCTCTCCTCCGCTCACTACAGTGCGGCAGCCGCTTGCCGACATGGGCAAGCTGGCGGCGCGCACGGTGCTTCGGATGGTGCACGGCGAAGCCGTCGACAGTCCCCGGGTGGAACTGGCCACCAGGCTTGTAACCAGGGAGAGCACCGCGGCGCCCCGCAGGAACTGA
- a CDS encoding LacI family DNA-binding transcriptional regulator: MNGDGARRRDVTVADVAKAAQVSKAQAARALGNYGAVSDDVRERVLAAAEALSYRPNELARSMNTGKSHTIGVVVGDIENPHFGLATRGITDTAKKAGYNVILVNTDEDRAAEVDAVRVLLDKRVDGLIVAPASSVDTGHLQEVHRSGRPLVFIDRTAGDLQVETMAVDMARISREATQYLLEAGHRRIAFISTLRTDAPYSTGITLKSSQIADRIEGMRQAFLEAGLPFPEDLVRLNAGDADSIRSITREVLRGPDRATAVVASDGLIALSVVEAIQQLGLSIPADVSFLMYDDFAWTRLTAPPLTVIAQPVYNMGVAAAKALIRQMEGLPPAAPAQFTATLVRRGSVGPCRTAAADMPGLEAVKA; encoded by the coding sequence ATGAACGGTGATGGAGCACGACGCCGGGACGTAACAGTTGCTGACGTCGCAAAGGCTGCGCAGGTTTCGAAGGCCCAGGCTGCCCGTGCGCTGGGCAATTACGGGGCCGTCAGCGACGACGTCCGCGAGCGCGTCCTCGCTGCCGCGGAGGCACTCTCCTACCGGCCGAACGAGTTGGCCCGAAGCATGAACACGGGGAAATCCCACACCATTGGGGTGGTGGTGGGTGACATCGAAAACCCGCATTTCGGCCTTGCTACGCGCGGCATCACCGACACGGCGAAGAAAGCCGGCTACAACGTCATCCTGGTCAACACCGATGAGGACCGGGCGGCGGAAGTGGACGCGGTGCGGGTCCTGCTGGACAAGCGGGTGGACGGACTTATCGTCGCACCGGCCTCATCCGTGGACACCGGACACCTGCAGGAGGTGCACCGCTCCGGCCGCCCGCTGGTCTTCATCGACCGCACCGCAGGGGACCTCCAGGTGGAGACCATGGCAGTGGACATGGCCCGGATTTCCCGGGAGGCCACGCAGTATCTGCTCGAGGCCGGGCACCGGCGCATCGCCTTCATCTCCACCTTGCGGACGGACGCCCCGTACAGCACGGGCATCACCCTGAAGTCCTCCCAGATTGCGGACCGCATAGAGGGGATGCGGCAGGCTTTTTTGGAGGCGGGGCTGCCCTTTCCGGAGGACCTGGTCAGATTGAATGCCGGCGACGCCGATTCAATCCGCAGCATCACGCGCGAGGTGCTCCGCGGGCCGGACCGGGCTACGGCAGTGGTGGCTTCGGACGGCCTGATTGCCCTCAGCGTGGTGGAAGCGATCCAGCAATTGGGCCTGTCCATTCCGGCCGACGTTTCATTCCTGATGTACGACGACTTCGCATGGACCCGGCTCACCGCGCCGCCCCTGACCGTGATCGCCCAGCCGGTCTACAACATGGGCGTTGCAGCAGCCAAGGCGCTGATCCGGCAGATGGAGGGGCTGCCACCTGCCGCTCCTGCGCAGTTCACGGCCACCCTGGTGCGCCGGGGTTCTGTGGGGCCATGCCGGACTGCGGCAGCGGACATGCCCGGGCTGGAAGCCGTAAAGGCCTAG
- a CDS encoding LacI family DNA-binding transcriptional regulator: MTTRLPERTKPTLATVARQAGVSAPTVSKVVNGRDDVAPETRARILAALEQAGYQSPLQRRAAAESGTVIEVVIDVLDSAYTIQVLNGILQSAAGADVEILVSVTGQSTPGRHTPERRAQRMLEEGRAGMIVVTSAFSEAQLHAFRRRQIPVVVIDPLNPPSADVVSVGATNWAGGKAATEHLLGLGHRRIAYIGGIEGAECNQARLHGYMAALMAQGIKVDPSYIVSGGRFRTESGVRGLKELLKLDALPTAIFAASDAIALGVLSEARHHGIRVPEDISLIGFDGTNQGEQSVPSLSSVAQPLEEMGRAALRSLLRQVRGEVLDSHRVELATQVIVRESTAPPAG, encoded by the coding sequence ATGACGACCAGATTGCCTGAGCGGACCAAACCCACGCTCGCCACAGTGGCGAGGCAGGCAGGGGTTTCGGCGCCCACAGTGTCAAAGGTGGTGAACGGCCGCGACGACGTTGCCCCCGAAACCAGGGCCAGGATTCTTGCCGCACTGGAACAGGCCGGGTACCAGTCCCCACTGCAGCGACGGGCGGCTGCGGAGAGCGGGACCGTGATTGAAGTGGTCATCGACGTGCTCGACTCCGCTTACACCATCCAGGTCCTGAACGGCATTCTTCAGTCCGCGGCCGGCGCCGACGTCGAAATCCTGGTCAGCGTGACCGGTCAATCCACCCCTGGCCGCCACACTCCGGAGCGCCGGGCGCAGCGGATGCTGGAAGAGGGCCGGGCCGGGATGATCGTGGTGACCTCTGCCTTCAGTGAAGCGCAACTGCATGCGTTCAGGCGCCGCCAGATTCCCGTCGTCGTCATCGACCCCCTCAACCCGCCCTCAGCCGACGTCGTCAGCGTTGGGGCCACCAACTGGGCGGGCGGAAAAGCCGCCACTGAGCACCTCTTGGGACTGGGCCACCGCCGTATTGCATACATCGGCGGCATAGAGGGTGCTGAATGCAACCAGGCGCGGCTGCACGGCTACATGGCCGCCCTCATGGCACAGGGCATCAAGGTGGACCCCAGCTACATTGTGTCCGGCGGCCGGTTCCGGACCGAGAGCGGGGTCAGGGGGTTGAAGGAGTTGCTGAAGCTTGACGCCCTCCCCACGGCCATCTTTGCCGCCAGCGACGCCATTGCCCTGGGTGTCCTGAGCGAAGCGCGGCACCATGGGATCAGGGTTCCCGAAGACATCAGCCTCATCGGTTTCGACGGCACCAACCAGGGTGAGCAGTCGGTGCCATCGTTGAGTTCGGTGGCCCAGCCCCTTGAGGAAATGGGCCGGGCCGCCCTGAGGTCGCTCCTGCGCCAGGTGCGCGGCGAAGTCCTGGACTCCCACCGGGTGGAACTGGCCACCCAGGTCATCGTCCGCGAATCCACCGCCCCTCCCGCCGGCTGA
- a CDS encoding extracellular solute-binding protein, giving the protein MKQPQTSRRSFLALAALTPFAVAATSACGTSGPGASSGGGGASMWYLTGEPNQTTMQKAVDAFNSANSADKITVTYFQNDAYKTKIKTAIGANQAPTIIYGWGGGGLKTYAEANQVEDLTSWFDQNPDLKKKFFPSVFGAATVNGKIYALPNQYVAPIVLFYNKELFQKAGVQPPKTWDDIMSLVKTFNGMGVAPFSLGGQSRWTSMMWLEYLLDRIGGPEVFKAIFEGKPNAWMDPAVIETGTKIQELVSADGFIKGFSSITADSQADQALLFSGKAAMMLHGSWTYGAMKKAGQNFVQDGKLGFVPFPAVAGGKGDPKNGVGNPAQYMSISSKASDKEKESAKKFFKDGILTDTVIDAYINSGSVPIVNGIEDKLNTSPDKEFLNYVYDVAKNAPSFQQSWDQALSPTAAEALLNNIDQLFLKSITPQQFAENMNATLGK; this is encoded by the coding sequence ATGAAGCAACCCCAGACCTCCCGGCGCTCTTTCCTCGCCCTCGCTGCCCTTACTCCCTTTGCCGTTGCCGCAACCAGTGCCTGCGGGACGTCCGGCCCGGGCGCCTCCAGCGGCGGCGGGGGCGCCAGCATGTGGTACCTGACCGGCGAGCCAAACCAGACCACCATGCAGAAAGCCGTGGATGCCTTCAATTCGGCAAACTCCGCCGACAAGATCACGGTCACCTATTTCCAGAACGACGCATACAAGACCAAGATCAAGACCGCGATCGGTGCCAACCAGGCACCCACCATCATCTACGGGTGGGGTGGCGGTGGCCTGAAGACCTACGCCGAGGCCAACCAGGTGGAGGACCTGACCAGCTGGTTTGACCAGAACCCGGACCTGAAGAAGAAGTTCTTCCCGTCCGTGTTTGGCGCAGCTACCGTCAACGGCAAGATCTATGCCCTGCCCAACCAGTACGTCGCACCGATCGTACTGTTCTACAACAAGGAACTCTTCCAGAAGGCAGGCGTCCAGCCACCCAAGACCTGGGACGACATCATGTCGCTGGTGAAGACCTTCAATGGCATGGGTGTTGCACCGTTCTCCCTGGGCGGCCAGTCACGCTGGACCTCCATGATGTGGCTTGAATACCTGCTGGACCGCATCGGCGGCCCCGAGGTATTCAAGGCGATCTTTGAGGGCAAGCCCAATGCCTGGATGGACCCCGCCGTGATCGAGACCGGCACCAAGATCCAGGAGCTGGTCTCCGCGGACGGCTTCATCAAGGGCTTCTCCTCCATCACCGCGGACTCCCAGGCAGACCAGGCCCTGCTGTTCTCCGGCAAGGCGGCCATGATGCTGCACGGCTCCTGGACCTACGGCGCCATGAAGAAGGCGGGCCAGAACTTCGTCCAGGACGGAAAGCTCGGCTTTGTCCCGTTCCCCGCCGTTGCCGGCGGCAAGGGTGATCCGAAGAACGGCGTCGGCAACCCGGCCCAGTACATGTCCATTTCCTCCAAGGCCAGCGACAAGGAAAAGGAGTCCGCCAAGAAGTTCTTCAAGGACGGGATCCTGACCGACACCGTCATTGACGCCTACATCAATTCCGGCTCGGTGCCCATTGTCAACGGCATTGAGGACAAGCTGAACACGTCCCCTGACAAGGAGTTCCTCAACTACGTCTACGACGTGGCCAAGAACGCGCCGAGCTTCCAGCAGTCCTGGGACCAGGCGCTGAGCCCCACCGCCGCGGAGGCCCTGCTGAACAACATCGACCAGTTGTTCCTGAAGTCGATCACGCCGCAGCAGTTCGCCGAGAACATGAACGCCACTCTGGGCAAATGA
- a CDS encoding polysaccharide deacetylase family protein: MKMPRPRPYALPKAVLPLAALALAAAATVPAGLAGAAPALADQATPAIVDSTRHEGKYLSLTFDDGPDPVNTPKLLAVLENHHVKATFCLWGDHVKQHPEIVRQIADAGHALCNHTMHHDNMSAWSAEAIRADLEETSTLIRQAAPDAPINYFRAPYGSWGPTPQVAADMGMQPLGWRLAIGDWEPPGTSELVRRLEEGITPGAVILMHDGGGDRNQTVEAVDQIIPKLRSEGWRFDKPARRG; encoded by the coding sequence ATGAAGATGCCACGCCCACGCCCCTACGCCTTGCCCAAGGCAGTCCTGCCCCTGGCTGCCCTCGCCTTGGCCGCGGCCGCCACTGTTCCCGCAGGCCTTGCCGGCGCAGCTCCCGCCCTTGCTGACCAGGCCACGCCGGCCATCGTCGATTCGACCCGGCACGAGGGCAAATACCTGAGCCTGACGTTTGACGACGGCCCAGACCCCGTCAACACCCCCAAGCTGCTCGCTGTGCTCGAAAACCACCATGTCAAGGCGACCTTTTGCCTCTGGGGCGACCATGTGAAACAGCACCCTGAAATCGTCCGCCAGATAGCTGACGCCGGGCATGCGCTCTGCAACCACACCATGCATCACGACAACATGTCTGCCTGGAGTGCCGAGGCGATCAGGGCGGACCTGGAAGAAACCAGCACCCTCATCCGTCAGGCAGCTCCGGATGCCCCCATCAACTATTTCCGGGCACCTTACGGCAGCTGGGGGCCGACGCCGCAGGTGGCCGCCGACATGGGAATGCAGCCTCTTGGTTGGCGCCTTGCGATTGGTGACTGGGAGCCGCCGGGAACATCCGAGCTGGTCCGGCGTCTTGAGGAGGGCATCACTCCGGGTGCCGTCATCCTCATGCATGACGGCGGTGGGGACCGGAACCAAACGGTGGAGGCCGTCGACCAGATCATTCCAAAACTGCGGTCAGAGGGTTGGCGTTTCGACAAGCCCGCCCGGCGTGGCTGA
- a CDS encoding amino acid ABC transporter permease, producing the protein MDWLNTIIRTFFDFGAMAEVLPQLLAVGLLNTLIISIAATVLGTVLGMVVAVMGISPSKWLRVPARIYTDLFRGLPAILTILLIGQGFARLSQSIFGPSPYPLGIIALSLIASAYIGEIFRAGILSVDKGQGEACRALGMSYAKSMALVVVPQGVRRVLPALVNQFIAIVKDSSLVYFLGLLVTERELFRVGQDAAVLSGNLSPLVAAGLLYLVITVPLTHLVNYFDNKFRTGRRRAAPPTSGLKEVKELDAASPLTAGSNT; encoded by the coding sequence ATGGACTGGCTCAACACCATCATCCGTACCTTCTTCGACTTCGGCGCTATGGCCGAGGTCCTGCCCCAACTCCTGGCGGTCGGCCTGCTGAACACGCTGATCATCTCCATTGCCGCCACCGTCCTTGGCACGGTGCTGGGCATGGTGGTGGCCGTCATGGGCATCTCACCCTCCAAATGGCTGCGCGTCCCGGCCAGGATCTACACGGACCTGTTCCGGGGCCTGCCCGCCATCCTCACCATCCTGCTGATCGGGCAGGGCTTTGCCCGGCTCAGCCAATCCATCTTCGGCCCGTCGCCCTACCCGCTGGGCATCATCGCGCTGAGCCTGATCGCCAGCGCCTACATCGGCGAGATCTTCCGCGCCGGGATCCTCAGCGTGGACAAGGGCCAGGGCGAGGCCTGCCGTGCCCTGGGCATGAGCTACGCCAAGTCCATGGCCCTGGTGGTGGTGCCCCAGGGCGTCCGCCGGGTCCTTCCGGCCCTGGTGAACCAGTTCATCGCCATCGTCAAGGACTCCTCCCTGGTGTACTTCCTGGGCCTGCTGGTCACCGAACGCGAACTCTTCCGCGTGGGCCAGGACGCCGCGGTGCTGTCCGGCAACCTTTCACCCCTGGTGGCCGCCGGCCTCCTCTACCTGGTGATCACCGTCCCGCTGACGCACCTGGTGAATTACTTCGACAACAAGTTCCGCACCGGCCGCCGCCGCGCCGCACCGCCCACCAGCGGCCTGAAGGAAGTCAAGGAACTCGACGCGGCCTCGCCGCTCACAGCCGGGAGCAACACATGA